In Desulfobacterales bacterium, a single genomic region encodes these proteins:
- a CDS encoding M48 family metalloprotease — protein MPNHHLTTAKKGTLTRRQFMWLTSMAAAGYVFGCATDPVTGKKQFMLVSENTEIKIDQQYAPMQISSDFGAVQDSQLNSYVSEVGNKMAAKSHRPHMPYSFRVVNATYVNAYAFPGGTIAATRGIMLSMDNEAELAALLGHELGHVNARHSAEQMSKGKLAQAAVGGVSVLAGTQSSALGDLANQLGQVGAGALLASYSRDNEREADALGMKYMVGAGYGSQGFVGLMDMLNSMSKHKSTTVDLLFATHPMSQERYDTAVQMANTQYQSSLKGPLGRERYMDRTARLRAKKKAIIEIQKGQKLLAQRKYDNASKHFRKALKKAPGDYVTLCMTSIVNLVQNNNAVGRQYAEMAQKAYPQEAQAYHLSGIAKIRLKKFAGAYEEFSTYDRLLPGNPNTIYFKGYCQEGMGNKEQAANYYYRFLQVVQQGPNAQHAYRRLVDWGYIK, from the coding sequence ATGCCAAATCATCATTTAACTACAGCAAAGAAGGGCACTTTAACCCGACGCCAATTCATGTGGTTAACCTCAATGGCCGCCGCCGGCTATGTGTTTGGATGTGCCACAGACCCAGTCACCGGGAAAAAGCAGTTTATGCTCGTATCTGAAAACACTGAAATTAAAATTGACCAGCAGTATGCACCCATGCAGATTTCCAGTGATTTCGGTGCTGTGCAGGATAGCCAATTAAACAGCTATGTCAGCGAGGTGGGCAATAAAATGGCGGCTAAATCCCATCGACCCCACATGCCCTATTCATTTCGGGTGGTCAATGCCACCTATGTTAATGCCTATGCCTTTCCCGGCGGTACCATTGCCGCAACGCGCGGTATTATGCTCTCAATGGATAACGAAGCTGAACTGGCGGCCCTGCTGGGTCACGAGTTGGGTCATGTGAACGCCCGCCATTCCGCCGAGCAGATGTCAAAAGGAAAGCTGGCTCAGGCAGCTGTCGGCGGTGTTTCGGTGCTCGCCGGTACACAGAGCTCAGCCCTGGGAGATCTGGCCAACCAGCTGGGTCAAGTCGGTGCCGGTGCATTGCTCGCATCTTACAGCCGCGACAATGAACGCGAAGCCGATGCCCTCGGAATGAAGTATATGGTGGGCGCAGGATATGGTTCCCAGGGGTTTGTCGGCCTAATGGATATGCTCAACAGCATGTCAAAGCATAAATCCACGACTGTCGACCTCTTATTTGCCACCCACCCGATGAGCCAGGAGCGCTATGATACGGCTGTTCAGATGGCCAATACCCAATATCAGTCTTCTTTGAAAGGACCGCTTGGCCGCGAACGATATATGGACCGCACCGCACGCCTGCGGGCAAAGAAAAAAGCGATCATTGAGATTCAAAAGGGGCAAAAGCTGCTGGCTCAGCGCAAATACGACAATGCCAGCAAGCACTTCCGCAAAGCATTGAAGAAAGCGCCCGGTGATTATGTTACCCTGTGTATGACCTCTATTGTCAATTTGGTTCAGAATAACAATGCAGTCGGCCGCCAATATGCTGAAATGGCCCAAAAAGCCTACCCCCAGGAAGCCCAGGCCTATCACCTGAGCGGAATTGCCAAAATCCGCCTGAAAAAATTCGCCGGCGCCTACGAAGAATTTAGCACCTACGATCGATTGCTGCCGGGAAATCCGAACACGATCTACTTTAAGGGATACTGCCAGGAGGGTATGGGCAACAAGGAGCAAGCGGCCAACTACTATTATCGTTTTCTACAGGTCGTACAGCAGGGCCCAAATGCCCAGCACGCCTACCGCCGCCTGGTTGATTGGGGGTATATCAAGTAG
- a CDS encoding cyclic nucleotide-binding domain-containing protein, giving the protein MYIKQSELFTGTSMDFVKKFMDICETSSHQKGEILFRENDPAKFFFILLNGCVKLSVGVPEQVVYKAKLNGEAFGWSSLIGGDVYSASAECLEASKLLKTDRDKLSRMLEEDAENGIIFFKQLAATLGKRLLQTYKMLESSKGDSK; this is encoded by the coding sequence ATGTATATCAAACAATCTGAGCTTTTTACGGGCACGAGCATGGATTTTGTCAAAAAATTCATGGATATCTGTGAAACCTCCTCACACCAAAAAGGTGAGATCCTCTTCAGAGAAAATGATCCGGCCAAATTCTTTTTTATTTTGTTAAACGGGTGTGTCAAATTAAGCGTCGGTGTGCCGGAGCAGGTAGTTTACAAAGCCAAGCTAAACGGCGAAGCCTTTGGCTGGTCCAGTCTGATCGGCGGTGACGTCTACTCGGCTTCGGCCGAATGTTTGGAAGCCTCAAAATTACTCAAAACCGATCGTGATAAGCTGTCCCGCATGTTAGAGGAAGATGCTGAAAACGGGATCATCTTTTTCAAACAGCTTGCCGCCACGCTCGGCAAGCGCTTGCTGCAGACATATAAGATGCTGGAGTCCAGCAAGGGCGATTCAAAATAA
- a CDS encoding glutamate synthase — MCRLFAITSQEPLSPMVALNALDVMREGHDCSGVGIFLRDLAGPFEEIKDAPILSGIFSDKGLKRLDTFMMDIGFMTKYKISVKLPKTPPPGVPKRDVYLIRAYEYPEEWEDMSQPQLYEQLLKIRLQLRAMGEEKKDMIVFSFWPDVIMIKEIGDPMLVAEHLSLDRKELFARVIMAQGRQNTNYAITLYACHPFFIQGYATMTNGENTAFIPIRSFLESRGFDGYTGYQSDSEVFTHILHYAVTKLGLGIEAYKHIITPLQDEDLLDHPNSHFLKNLKQTCRPLITDGPNCVIGCLPDHSVFMVQDRKKLRPGVVGGKPGVYAFSSELCGLDAAIPNRDKSKDFQPMHLDTAFVGPGRQEVTLWNQKDPLPLPR, encoded by the coding sequence ATGTGTCGCTTATTTGCCATTACCAGCCAAGAGCCGTTATCACCAATGGTCGCGTTGAATGCGCTCGATGTGATGCGCGAAGGTCATGATTGCTCGGGTGTCGGGATCTTTTTGCGGGATCTGGCGGGCCCTTTTGAGGAAATCAAGGACGCACCCATATTATCGGGGATATTCAGCGATAAAGGCCTAAAGCGGTTAGACACGTTCATGATGGATATTGGCTTTATGACTAAATATAAGATTTCAGTCAAGTTACCGAAGACGCCGCCGCCCGGCGTTCCAAAGCGCGATGTCTATTTGATTCGGGCATATGAATATCCAGAAGAGTGGGAGGATATGAGCCAGCCCCAGCTTTACGAGCAATTGCTTAAAATCAGGCTTCAGCTAAGAGCGATGGGGGAAGAGAAAAAGGATATGATCGTTTTTTCCTTCTGGCCGGATGTCATTATGATCAAAGAAATTGGAGATCCGATGCTGGTTGCCGAGCATCTGAGTCTGGACCGCAAAGAGCTTTTTGCCAGAGTCATCATGGCCCAGGGACGGCAAAACACCAACTATGCCATAACCCTGTATGCTTGCCACCCATTTTTCATCCAGGGCTATGCGACTATGACCAACGGTGAAAATACCGCGTTTATACCTATCCGGTCATTTTTGGAATCCAGAGGATTTGATGGCTATACCGGCTATCAATCGGATTCAGAGGTGTTTACCCATATCCTGCATTATGCAGTCACAAAACTCGGGCTCGGCATCGAGGCCTATAAACACATCATTACGCCGCTGCAGGATGAAGATTTGCTGGATCATCCCAATAGCCATTTTTTGAAAAATCTTAAGCAAACCTGTCGCCCATTGATCACCGACGGTCCCAACTGCGTCATCGGTTGTCTTCCGGACCACAGTGTATTCATGGTGCAGGATCGCAAGAAGCTTCGGCCGGGCGTGGTTGGCGGTAAACCCGGTGTCTATGCCTTTTCTTCAGAACTTTGCGGCCTGGATGCCGCCATCCCAAATCGGGACAAGAGCAAAGATTTTCAACCGATGCATCTGGACACGGCTTTTGTCGGTCCGGGGCGTCAGGAGGTTACGTTATGGAACCAGAAAGACCCATTGCCCCTTCCACGCTGA
- a CDS encoding glutamate synthase-related protein, with protein MEPERPIAPSTLSVKDLPWQILWDLDKCTLCGKCTAVCPVNAIELGVFRKRSLEPPTDITLETATAFKSYYGIRQKTDPAYRCIGCAMCTMVCPNDAIVPCRTDESDKLKFHIDQGGQPRRRGGRRNMAGGVLDRLKFIRISMLTDPALDAGRHEFELRTLLGRVLPPEENLKFLSVNGWIPPVREIYPLIIGAMSFGALSPTMWEGLQMGVAYLNEELKMPVRICTGEGGCPPRLLRSRFLKYVILQIASGYFGWDEIIHAIPEMKEDPCAIEIKYGQGAKPGDGGLLMWYKVNKLIAAIRGVPTGVNLPSPPTHQTKYSIEESVAKMIQSMYMAWGFRVPVYPKISGTSTALAVLNNLTRNPYAAGLAIDGEDGGTGAAYNVSMNHMGHPIASNIRDSYLTLVELGMQNQVPLLAGGGVGKTGNLAANAAALIMLGASGVQIGKYVMQAAAGCLGSESDRCNICNIGLCPKGITSQDPRLYRRLDAEQVAQRLVDLYLSFDTELKKIVAPLGRSTSLPIGMSDALGIDDPNIAERLKVKYVV; from the coding sequence ATGGAACCAGAAAGACCCATTGCCCCTTCCACGCTGAGTGTTAAGGATTTGCCGTGGCAGATTCTATGGGACTTGGATAAATGTACCCTGTGTGGCAAGTGTACCGCGGTCTGTCCGGTCAATGCCATTGAATTGGGAGTCTTTCGTAAACGCAGTTTAGAGCCCCCGACGGATATTACCCTGGAGACGGCCACAGCATTCAAAAGCTATTACGGTATCCGGCAAAAAACAGATCCGGCTTATCGATGTATCGGCTGTGCCATGTGCACCATGGTCTGCCCCAATGATGCCATTGTGCCCTGCCGAACCGATGAGTCTGATAAGCTCAAGTTTCACATTGACCAGGGCGGCCAACCCCGCAGACGGGGCGGTCGGCGCAACATGGCCGGGGGCGTGTTGGACCGCTTAAAATTTATCCGCATATCGATGCTGACCGACCCGGCTCTGGACGCCGGGCGGCATGAATTTGAATTGCGCACTTTGCTGGGACGGGTTTTACCGCCCGAAGAAAATTTGAAGTTTCTAAGCGTCAATGGCTGGATACCACCGGTACGTGAAATTTATCCCCTGATTATCGGCGCCATGTCCTTTGGTGCGCTGTCACCAACCATGTGGGAAGGGCTGCAGATGGGGGTGGCCTACTTAAATGAAGAATTGAAAATGCCCGTACGGATTTGTACCGGCGAAGGTGGTTGCCCGCCACGTCTGCTGCGATCCCGTTTTTTAAAATATGTCATTTTACAGATTGCCAGCGGCTATTTTGGTTGGGATGAAATTATTCATGCGATCCCAGAAATGAAAGAAGATCCCTGCGCAATCGAAATCAAATACGGTCAGGGAGCCAAGCCCGGAGACGGCGGATTGCTGATGTGGTACAAGGTCAATAAGCTGATTGCTGCCATTCGCGGTGTGCCCACTGGTGTAAATTTGCCAAGTCCGCCAACCCACCAGACCAAATACTCGATTGAAGAATCGGTGGCCAAAATGATCCAGTCCATGTACATGGCCTGGGGTTTCCGCGTACCGGTCTATCCGAAAATATCCGGTACCTCGACCGCACTGGCGGTTTTAAACAACTTAACCCGTAATCCCTATGCCGCCGGACTGGCTATTGACGGCGAGGATGGGGGGACCGGTGCCGCCTATAATGTGTCCATGAACCACATGGGGCATCCGATTGCCAGTAATATTCGTGACAGCTATCTGACGCTTGTTGAGCTGGGAATGCAAAACCAGGTGCCTTTGCTGGCTGGCGGAGGCGTCGGTAAAACCGGAAATCTGGCGGCCAATGCGGCGGCCCTAATTATGCTGGGCGCCAGCGGAGTGCAGATCGGCAAGTATGTCATGCAGGCAGCCGCGGGGTGTCTGGGATCCGAATCCGACCGCTGCAACATTTGTAACATCGGTCTGTGCCCCAAAGGTATCACTTCTCAAGACCCGCGGTTGTACCGGCGGCTTGATGCCGAGCAGGTGGCCCAAAGACTGGTTGATCTTTATTTGAGCTTTGATACCGAACTGAAAAAAATTGTAGCCCCGCTTGGACGCTCGACCTCGCTGCCCATCGGTATGTCTGATGCATTGGGCATCGATGATCCCAATATAGCGGAGCGGTTAAAAGTTAAGTATGTTGTTTAA
- a CDS encoding FAD-dependent oxidoreductase, whose amino-acid sequence MDNQQVDKNKTPRVIVGNLGGKRLESRLLEEQIQDAVSQGQRSLEIQAFGQHGIGGRLWRVGADAVQIKISGHPGQRVGSMGFPNTFIEVLGPASDDVGWLNAGAEIVVHGNAGNGCANAMAQGRISIAGNIGARGMTMTKHNPRFAPPELWVLGAAGDYFGEFMAGGIAVICGHEAQNPENILGYRPFVGMVGGKVFFRGPHTGYSQTDAKLIPIGDEDWSWLAENLKLFLQRIDRSELLKAFSDRDQWQLLVARSAQEKVSSPMRSMSSFRSDVWDKELGQGGLIGDLTQLDRSPIALITNSFMRRFVPVWENRKYAAPCEATCPTGIPVQERWRLIREGRVDEAVDLALGYTPFPASVCGYLCPNLCMQSCTRQISALAPVDVTQLGQASLKAELPDLPQESDKKIAVIGGGPAGISVAWQLRQAGHQVTIYEVAKKLGGKITRQIPASRIPKKVIGEEMRRIEKVIPRINLQQPLGAEDITQLKEDFDFVVIATGAQKPRRLPIPGHERAVTAFDFLEAAKVDKAKVGKQAVIIGAGNVGCDAAAEAHRLGARKITLLDIQEPLSFGKERQAAEAVGAEFKWPVVTEEITATAVKLNTGEELPADTVIVSIGDIPDLTFIPKSVQTENDFVKVNDNYQTSDMQIFAIGDVVRPGLLTEAIGAGRIVASTICDILEGKRPAFEKRTMIDRQRVTLEYFDPRITEFADLDHCGAQCSSCGACRDCGICVAVCPQAAISRKALEKNGYEYVVDENLCIGCGFCAGACPCGVWDLIENTPIE is encoded by the coding sequence ATGGATAACCAACAGGTTGATAAAAACAAAACGCCGCGAGTCATCGTAGGAAATCTCGGTGGTAAGCGGTTGGAATCCAGGCTTCTGGAAGAACAGATACAGGATGCAGTATCGCAGGGCCAACGCTCACTTGAAATTCAAGCCTTTGGGCAGCACGGGATCGGCGGCCGGCTCTGGCGTGTGGGTGCGGATGCCGTTCAAATCAAAATATCCGGCCATCCTGGACAGCGGGTGGGATCCATGGGTTTTCCCAACACCTTTATCGAAGTGTTGGGGCCGGCATCAGATGATGTGGGCTGGTTAAATGCCGGGGCCGAGATTGTCGTGCATGGAAATGCGGGCAATGGATGTGCCAATGCCATGGCCCAGGGCAGAATTTCCATTGCCGGCAATATTGGCGCCCGTGGCATGACAATGACCAAGCATAATCCGCGGTTTGCACCTCCCGAGCTCTGGGTGCTGGGTGCGGCCGGCGATTATTTCGGAGAATTTATGGCTGGCGGTATCGCAGTGATTTGCGGGCATGAGGCCCAGAACCCGGAAAATATACTGGGCTATAGACCTTTTGTCGGAATGGTCGGCGGCAAAGTGTTCTTCCGCGGCCCCCATACCGGGTACAGTCAGACCGATGCCAAGCTGATTCCAATCGGCGATGAGGACTGGAGCTGGTTGGCTGAGAACCTGAAGCTCTTTTTACAACGGATCGATCGCAGCGAGCTGTTGAAGGCGTTTAGCGACAGAGACCAGTGGCAACTTTTGGTGGCCCGCAGTGCCCAGGAAAAAGTATCCAGCCCGATGCGATCCATGTCATCTTTTCGATCGGATGTTTGGGATAAAGAGCTGGGTCAAGGCGGTTTAATCGGTGATTTGACCCAGCTGGATCGCTCCCCGATTGCGTTGATCACCAACAGTTTTATGCGACGATTTGTTCCGGTCTGGGAAAACCGCAAATACGCAGCCCCCTGTGAAGCCACCTGTCCGACCGGTATTCCCGTGCAGGAAAGATGGCGCTTAATACGTGAAGGGCGCGTGGATGAAGCTGTCGATCTGGCCCTGGGCTATACGCCTTTTCCGGCATCGGTCTGCGGTTATTTGTGTCCCAACCTGTGTATGCAATCCTGTACGCGACAGATTTCAGCCCTGGCACCGGTGGATGTTACCCAGCTGGGCCAGGCTAGCCTCAAAGCTGAATTGCCCGATCTTCCACAGGAAAGCGATAAGAAAATTGCGGTCATCGGCGGTGGGCCGGCCGGTATATCCGTTGCCTGGCAATTGCGTCAGGCCGGGCACCAGGTCACGATTTATGAGGTGGCCAAAAAGCTGGGCGGAAAAATAACACGCCAGATTCCCGCAAGCCGTATTCCCAAAAAGGTGATCGGCGAAGAAATGCGGCGGATCGAAAAAGTGATTCCCAGGATCAATCTGCAGCAGCCGCTGGGTGCAGAAGATATAACTCAGCTCAAAGAAGATTTTGACTTTGTTGTCATTGCCACCGGCGCTCAAAAACCCAGGCGACTGCCAATACCTGGCCATGAAAGAGCAGTTACCGCATTTGATTTCTTGGAAGCTGCCAAAGTCGACAAGGCCAAAGTGGGCAAACAGGCCGTCATAATCGGTGCCGGCAATGTGGGGTGCGATGCAGCCGCTGAGGCTCACCGCCTGGGAGCCCGCAAAATTACGCTGCTGGATATCCAGGAGCCGCTGTCTTTCGGAAAAGAAAGGCAAGCTGCCGAGGCTGTCGGCGCTGAATTCAAGTGGCCGGTTGTTACCGAGGAAATTACGGCAACCGCTGTCAAGCTGAACACGGGAGAAGAATTGCCGGCCGATACGGTTATCGTTTCGATTGGAGACATCCCGGATTTGACGTTTATTCCCAAAAGCGTGCAAACTGAAAACGACTTTGTTAAAGTCAATGACAATTACCAGACATCCGACATGCAGATCTTTGCCATCGGCGATGTGGTTCGTCCGGGTTTGCTGACCGAAGCCATTGGTGCGGGGCGCATCGTTGCTAGCACAATTTGTGACATTTTAGAGGGCAAACGACCGGCGTTTGAAAAGCGCACCATGATCGATCGCCAGCGGGTAACCCTTGAATATTTTGATCCCCGCATTACCGAATTTGCCGATTTGGATCATTGCGGTGCGCAATGCTCATCCTGCGGTGCCTGCCGGGACTGCGGCATCTGCGTAGCGGTTTGCCCCCAGGCAGCTATCAGCCGCAAAGCGCTCGAAAAAAACGGCTATGAATACGTCGTGGATGAAAATCTGTGTATCGGCTGCGGCTTCTGTGCCGGCGCTTGTCCTTGCGGGGTGTGGGATTTAATCGAAAACACCCCCATCGAATAG
- the carA gene encoding glutamine-hydrolyzing carbamoyl-phosphate synthase small subunit — protein MDALLALEDGRTFACRSFTGPGEASGEVVFNTSMTGYQEILTDPSYSGQMVVMTYPLIGNYGVNPDDIESDRIQVAAFIIKEYQAYPSNYRLTASLADYLIDQGIMGIEGLDTRAITRHIRNAGAMRAVISTDVLTPATLVEKANDIPQMTGLNLAKEVTTPQPYYWDNGLPQHFDLNQHPLDQTAWQHHGSKRSVVAFDFGIKFNILRQLEQAGFELIVVPSSTTAETIQAMAPDGIFLSNGPGDPEPVGDAIKTIRSLLDYRPIFGICLGHQLLGLAIGGSTFKLKFGHRGANQPVKNFRTGKVEITSQNHGFAVDTESLQENDVEITHINLNDNTLEGFRHRKYPVFSVQYHPEASPGPHDARYLFDEFKELMR, from the coding sequence ATGGATGCATTACTAGCGCTTGAGGATGGCCGCACATTTGCCTGCCGCTCCTTTACCGGTCCCGGGGAAGCAAGCGGTGAAGTCGTATTTAACACCAGCATGACCGGCTACCAGGAGATCCTCACCGACCCCTCTTACAGCGGGCAAATGGTGGTCATGACCTATCCGCTGATTGGAAATTACGGGGTCAACCCCGATGATATTGAATCCGACCGCATACAGGTCGCTGCTTTTATCATTAAAGAGTATCAAGCCTATCCCAGCAATTATCGCTTAACGGCAAGTTTGGCGGATTATCTTATCGACCAGGGCATCATGGGAATTGAAGGTTTGGACACACGGGCCATTACGCGGCATATTCGCAATGCCGGTGCCATGCGTGCCGTAATCTCAACAGATGTGCTTACACCGGCTACTTTAGTGGAAAAAGCAAATGACATACCCCAGATGACGGGGTTAAATCTGGCAAAAGAGGTGACCACCCCGCAGCCCTATTACTGGGATAACGGTCTTCCGCAACATTTCGATCTCAACCAGCACCCGCTGGATCAGACGGCCTGGCAGCATCACGGGTCGAAACGTTCGGTGGTAGCATTTGATTTTGGAATCAAATTCAATATATTGCGACAACTTGAGCAGGCCGGTTTTGAGCTGATCGTGGTGCCATCTTCGACAACTGCTGAAACGATTCAAGCCATGGCGCCCGATGGCATTTTTCTGTCAAACGGTCCGGGAGATCCCGAGCCGGTTGGCGACGCCATCAAAACCATCCGATCACTATTGGATTATCGACCCATTTTTGGCATTTGTCTCGGCCACCAGCTCCTTGGGCTGGCCATAGGCGGGTCTACTTTTAAGTTGAAATTCGGTCATCGGGGTGCTAATCAACCGGTCAAAAATTTCCGAACAGGGAAGGTCGAAATTACATCCCAGAACCATGGATTTGCCGTTGATACCGAATCACTCCAGGAAAATGATGTTGAAATTACCCATATAAATCTCAATGATAACACCCTGGAGGGTTTTCGGCACCGCAAATATCCGGTCTTCTCGGTGCAATACCATCCTGAAGCATCTCCAGGTCCGCACGATGCACGTTATCTTTTTGATGAGTTCAAGGAACTGATGCGTTAG